One window of Ailuropoda melanoleuca isolate Jingjing chromosome 3, ASM200744v2, whole genome shotgun sequence genomic DNA carries:
- the ESM1 gene encoding endothelial cell-specific molecule 1: MKSLLLLATLLVPAHLVAAQNAKYAVDCPESCDSAACKSSLHCKRTVLDDCGCCLVCAAGLGETCYRTVSAMDGVKCGPGLRCQFYSEEDDFGDEFGICKDCPYGTFGMECRETCNCQLGICDRATGKCLKFPFFQYSEAKSSNRRFVSHTEHDVSSGDGNAVREELVKENARSPVMKWLNPR; encoded by the exons ATGAAGAGCCTCTTGCTGCTGGCCACGCTCCTGGTACCCGCGCACCTGGTGGCGGCCCAGAACGCCAAGTATGCGGTGGACTGCCCCGAGAGCTGCGACAGCGCCGCGTGCAAAAGCAGCCTGCACTGCAAGAGGACAGTGCTGGACGACTGCGGCTGCTGCCTGGTGTGCGCCGCGGGGCTGGGCGAGACCTGCTATCGCACCGTGTCAGCTATGGACGGCGTCAAGTGCGGCCCGGGGCTCAGGTGTCAGTTCTACAGTGAGGAGGATGACTTCGGCGACGAGTTCGGGATCTGCAAAG ACTGCCCCTACGGCACCTTCGGGATGGAGTGCCGGGAGACTTGCAACTGTCAGTTGGGCATATGTGACAGAGCGACCGGCAAGTGTCTGAAATTTCCCTTCTTCCAATATTCAGAAGCCAAGTCTTCCAACAGGAGATTTGTTTCTCACACAG AGCATGACGTGTCATCTGGAGACGGCAATGCTGTGAGAGAAGAGCTCGTAAAAGAGAATGCCCGCTCTCCTGTAATGAAATGGTTAAATCCTCGCTGA